Within bacterium, the genomic segment TAAGACGAACAACTCATGACAAAAGCTAAGCCGATGATCTTACTCGTCGAGGATGACGAGGAGCTCGCAAGCGTCTATATGGCTCGATTCGAAGCCGAGGGCTTTGGGACTGCTTGGGCGAATAACGGTGAGCAAGCCCTTGCGAAAGTATTAGAAAGTAAACCAGATCTTATTTTGCTGGACATTATGATGCCGCGTGTGTCGGGTTTTGATGTGCTTGATATATTGCGCAATACGCCACAGACCAAGAATGCCAAGGTAGTGATGATGTCGGCACTATCGAGTGATCGGGATGTACAGAAAGCAAAAGCTCTCGGAGTCGATGATTATATTATCAAGAGCCAGGTCGCGATGGCGGATGTTGTACATATTGTAAAAAAGCATCTCGGGCTGCTCGATACTAAAGCTGCAGAATAGTTTTGTGACTCATTTGCACTAAAAATCACCCATCTGGGTAATTTTTAGATCTTACCTTCAGATTACGCCGCGGTCGACGTGTCGATGGTTACGACGGTCTTGCGTAGTGGCGCACCTGTGAAGCGACGCTTATTGATTTGCTTGAAGGCAACGCGACCTTCGGCCGCAGCGTGAATGGTGTAATCGCTTGACTGAAAAGTGTTTTCACCGGCTACATAAGTTTCACCACGTTGACGAATAATAATATCGCCAGTGGTTGCGAGCTGTCCGCCAAACAGCTTGACGCCTAGGCGCTTACCACGGGAATCGCGGCCGTTCTTTGTCGACCCTCCGGCCTTTGTCTTTGACATAGCTTATTGCTCCTTCTTGATCAATCTAACAATCATGCGGCCAACTTGTTGGTCTTGACGGCGATACGTCAGCCAACACGCTGAAGTTGGTGCAAACTGGTCAAAAGTATAGCCTATTTCCTCGATTGAGTCAAGGATTGAGAGATGATAATCACGTCCTTGCAAGTGCCAGTATGGCAGGGCGAAAACTAGGGATTTGATCTGATGTTGAGTACGGAAATTCGCTAAGACGGTGCGGTAGAGCTCATCGAGTGTTTGTTGTTCAGTGCGAATTTGCTGACGAGTTGCCGACGGACCAAATGGCTGTCCGAGATAACCTTCGGTAACTATGCGTAATGACTGGTCGGGAAGTCGTACGGTTTGAGCATCTTCGATCGAGAGTCTCACTGTATTGATAGGAGCATGGGTAGTGGCAAGCCACTCAAGATTACTGCGAGTTGCTTCTATCATGCGGTCCGACAGGTCACTTCCCGCAATTGGGTGATCCATCAGAGCGGCCTCCATTAGCACGACGCCTGTGCCGCAAAACGGGTCATATACTAATTCGCCCGCTTCGGGTTGTGCGAGATTAATGAGTGTTTGAGCGAGTTTTGGGGGGAGCATGCCCACTCGGGCATCTCGTACTGGCCGATCTCGATCGCGGTGTGCGTAGGCGTCAATATCTTGCACCCAATTAGTACGGCCAACCCACCATTGGCGTTTGCGCTCCCAGAGCACAATCTCCAAATGTCCTGGACTGAGCAGTTGATTATGGCGCACCTGAGCAGCGTTCAGGGCCGTGGATTGCTTGGCGGTCACGATGCGCACTGATCGACCATCCGACCTCAGGGTCTGTTTGAGCTGAATCCACGTA encodes:
- a CDS encoding response regulator, translated to MTKAKPMILLVEDDEELASVYMARFEAEGFGTAWANNGEQALAKVLESKPDLILLDIMMPRVSGFDVLDILRNTPQTKNAKVVMMSALSSDRDVQKAKALGVDDYIIKSQVAMADVVHIVKKHLGLLDTKAAE
- the rpmA gene encoding 50S ribosomal protein L27 yields the protein MSKTKAGGSTKNGRDSRGKRLGVKLFGGQLATTGDIIIRQRGETYVAGENTFQSSDYTIHAAAEGRVAFKQINKRRFTGAPLRKTVVTIDTSTAA